Proteins found in one Xenopus laevis strain J_2021 chromosome 1L, Xenopus_laevis_v10.1, whole genome shotgun sequence genomic segment:
- the LOC121400926 gene encoding Fc receptor-like A, whose protein sequence is MSKGELNYFPSFPAVVYYSGYNATPILEECLCKLNYNTQQRILHKRKRIFFIPLSVLASEPGFHLTPNYQIYMFGDEINLRCCHHSSDFIWQLRFYREETEIRSIQNSSDICSEHSFVIQKLQDRGPYHCAIWPSDNGINAEPRRSQPITMNITESPQAPVISLNPSYPVYLVGEEITVTCLSPGNKEVSGFHFYKEGKEIHPTGKQTDRYIITSGQETAGSYKCGYREILKEREIQSELSSPIDIKVSVADYTVI, encoded by the exons ATGTCGAAGGGAgagttgaattattttccttcttttccagCTGTTGTCTATTACAGCGGTTACAATGCAACTCCAATTCTGGAGGAATGTTTATGCAAACTAAACTACAACACTCAACAACGGATTCTTCATAAAAGGAAAC GAATTTTCTTCATTCCTCTCAGTGTCCTGGCATCAG AACCAGGCTTTCATTTAACACCAAACTATCAGATCTATATGTTTGGTGATGAAATCAATTTAAGGTGCTGTCATCACAGTTCTGACTTTATTTGGCAACTCCGGTTTTACCGAGAAGAGACAGAGATTCGTTCAATCCAAAATTCTTCAGACATTTGCTCGGAGCACTCATTTGTGATCCAGAAACTGCAAGACAGAGGACCGTACCATTGTGCAATCTGGCCAAGTGATAATGGAATAAATGCAGAGCCCAGGAGGAGTCAGCCCATTACTATGAATATTACAG AATCCCCTCAAGCTCCAGTCATATCTTTGAACCCCTCATACCCTGTGTATTTAGTGGGAGAAGAAATCACTGTGACGTGTTTGTCTCCTGGTAACAAGGAAGTGTCAGGGTTCCACTTTTATAAGGAGGGCAAAGAAATCCACCCAACTggcaaacagacagacagatatataatAACATCAGGGCAGGAGACTGCTGGGAGTTACAAGTGTGGATATCGggaaatattaaaagaaagagaaatacaatCTGAACTAAGCTCTCCTATAGATATTAAAGTTTCAG TTGCAGATTATACTGTTATTTGA